Proteins from a single region of Bdellovibrio bacteriovorus HD100:
- a CDS encoding pyruvate dehydrogenase E1 component, with protein MDNTNLKNAKPEVLDSIARRAHYLATQMIWQANHRTDKEKGDPKIGGHPAGCASSLHIMGALHLLVKSGFDHIANKPHASPTDHAYNYLLDNLLKSDLSKLSLEEANQAMHGLRKFSNGDEYVFQSYHSAYDPDQHNFFPSGSVGIPPVEAGYMALAYRYAAEHGYDVPKDAHFWAVCGDSEFREGSMYEAVPDFSEREIGNLTWILDYNRQSLDGHRLVNNAILGGTDADRVERTMAANGWEVIQVRHGGKREALFAKKEGEAFKNFLEKELTDYDLQALLLVHDLKLLKDTLMKDYPSLKKFLTATADQDVYEALRDFGGHDMMSLAKAMMKSKESKRKPTIIIAHTLKGWGLKAAAQQGNHSSLPHEDEVEELRAKQGITGNTLYARFDEKSVEGKFLAARGEKIYADIKAQNALKAKNQEFFLTKLAEFGDMPSSLEINTKMTSYPHTQWMLGQLTAKLTRISNTSLNESELKAGQKALTDNEKPFKLPGELFISMAPDVGTSTNLNPAMDGKIFGAQEVQDIEAELGVKDGKLPDLVPGEDVTDRFLRFEIAEGNVMSCVGAFGKMRDIVGVPIIPLMTVYDFFLKRALDQYFYNLYWKSSFICVGTPSGVTLSPEGAQHGWKSDVQIPNQITWEPYFCQELDWIMVDAIRRHVLNDNAGRSGVLLRLVTRGAEQKDFTKYLSKQARFKVGLEGKLSRAEFPVAGAVNEEEVAAMSEAEMFAVVREEVLKGAYFLIDYRGYAGYEPGDNVINIFAMGALVAEAMKASEALLARGIYANVIVVTSSDLLTGIQAHENDYHYLRNELGINADLYLKKAEEISSGDLITVAGRRIPIVSVHDGEAGLLDNLGSIIGVRQECLAVRKHSKCGRPSEIFKYHHLDDASIVEACGKVLSETALEKVMVSEQALGDANQASHKAAHWTDLWPSATHSQKH; from the coding sequence GTGGATAACACTAATCTCAAAAACGCAAAACCTGAGGTTCTGGACTCTATCGCGAGACGCGCCCATTACCTGGCTACCCAGATGATCTGGCAAGCCAATCACCGCACCGACAAAGAAAAAGGCGACCCAAAAATTGGTGGTCACCCGGCCGGCTGCGCAAGCTCCCTTCACATCATGGGTGCGCTGCACCTGTTGGTAAAATCCGGTTTCGATCACATCGCGAACAAACCGCATGCTTCCCCAACAGACCACGCTTACAACTATCTTTTGGACAATTTGCTGAAGTCCGACCTTTCCAAACTTTCTTTGGAAGAAGCCAACCAGGCGATGCACGGTCTGCGCAAGTTCTCTAACGGTGACGAATATGTGTTCCAGTCCTACCACTCTGCGTACGATCCGGATCAACACAACTTCTTCCCATCCGGTTCCGTGGGCATTCCGCCTGTTGAAGCGGGTTACATGGCTTTGGCTTACCGTTATGCTGCTGAACACGGTTATGATGTGCCTAAAGACGCTCACTTCTGGGCTGTTTGCGGCGACTCTGAATTCCGTGAAGGTTCCATGTATGAAGCGGTGCCGGACTTCTCTGAACGTGAGATCGGCAACCTGACTTGGATTCTGGATTACAACCGTCAGTCTTTGGATGGTCACCGTCTGGTGAACAACGCGATTCTGGGTGGTACGGATGCAGACCGTGTTGAAAGAACTATGGCTGCCAACGGCTGGGAAGTGATCCAGGTTCGTCACGGCGGCAAGCGTGAAGCCTTGTTCGCGAAAAAAGAAGGCGAAGCCTTCAAAAACTTCCTTGAAAAAGAACTGACTGACTATGATCTTCAGGCATTGCTTTTGGTTCATGACCTGAAGCTGCTTAAAGACACTTTGATGAAGGACTATCCTTCACTTAAAAAATTCCTGACTGCAACTGCAGACCAGGACGTTTATGAAGCACTTCGTGATTTCGGTGGACACGACATGATGTCCCTGGCCAAAGCCATGATGAAATCCAAAGAGTCCAAGCGCAAACCAACCATCATCATCGCTCACACCCTGAAAGGCTGGGGTCTGAAGGCGGCGGCTCAGCAGGGCAACCACTCTTCTCTTCCGCACGAAGATGAAGTTGAAGAACTGCGCGCGAAACAAGGCATCACTGGCAATACACTTTATGCGCGTTTTGATGAAAAATCCGTTGAAGGCAAGTTCCTGGCTGCTCGTGGCGAGAAGATCTATGCTGACATCAAAGCTCAAAACGCCTTGAAAGCAAAAAACCAGGAATTCTTCCTGACCAAACTTGCTGAGTTCGGCGACATGCCATCCTCTTTGGAAATCAACACGAAGATGACAAGCTACCCGCACACACAGTGGATGCTGGGCCAATTGACTGCAAAACTGACTCGTATCTCCAACACTTCTTTGAATGAGTCTGAATTGAAAGCGGGCCAAAAGGCCCTGACGGACAATGAAAAACCATTCAAACTGCCAGGCGAGCTGTTCATCTCCATGGCTCCGGACGTGGGTACTTCCACGAACTTGAATCCAGCGATGGATGGTAAGATCTTCGGTGCTCAGGAAGTTCAGGACATCGAGGCTGAGCTGGGCGTAAAAGACGGCAAGCTTCCGGATCTGGTTCCTGGTGAAGACGTTACGGATCGTTTCCTGCGTTTTGAAATCGCGGAAGGCAACGTTATGTCCTGCGTGGGCGCATTCGGAAAAATGCGTGATATCGTGGGCGTGCCAATCATCCCTTTGATGACCGTTTATGACTTCTTCCTGAAACGTGCATTGGATCAGTACTTCTACAACCTGTACTGGAAGTCCTCTTTCATCTGCGTGGGCACACCATCAGGTGTGACACTTTCTCCGGAAGGTGCTCAGCACGGCTGGAAATCCGACGTTCAGATTCCAAATCAGATCACTTGGGAGCCATACTTCTGCCAAGAGCTTGACTGGATCATGGTGGACGCAATCCGCAGACACGTTCTGAACGACAACGCCGGCCGCTCTGGCGTCTTGCTTCGTCTGGTGACTCGTGGTGCGGAACAAAAAGACTTCACGAAATATCTTTCCAAACAAGCTCGCTTCAAAGTGGGTCTGGAAGGCAAATTGTCCCGCGCGGAATTCCCGGTAGCGGGTGCGGTGAACGAAGAAGAAGTGGCAGCAATGAGCGAGGCAGAAATGTTCGCCGTTGTTCGTGAAGAAGTGCTGAAAGGCGCTTACTTCCTGATTGATTACCGTGGTTACGCTGGCTACGAGCCGGGTGACAACGTGATCAACATCTTCGCAATGGGTGCACTGGTGGCGGAAGCCATGAAAGCTTCTGAAGCTCTTCTGGCGCGTGGCATTTATGCCAACGTGATCGTGGTGACTTCATCTGATCTGTTGACCGGTATCCAGGCTCACGAAAACGATTACCACTATCTGCGCAACGAACTGGGCATCAACGCGGATCTTTATCTGAAAAAAGCAGAAGAGATTTCTTCCGGCGACCTGATCACGGTTGCGGGCCGTCGTATCCCGATCGTCAGCGTTCATGACGGTGAAGCCGGTTTGTTGGACAACTTGGGCTCTATCATTGGTGTTCGTCAGGAATGCCTTGCGGTTCGCAAGCACTCCAAGTGCGGTCGCCCTTCAGAGATCTTCAAGTACCACCACCTTGACGACGCTTCTATCGTTGAAGCCTGCGGCAAGGTTCTTTCTGAAACCGCACTTGAAAAAGTCATGGTTTCTGAACAGGCCTTGGGGGACGCAAACCAAGCTTCCCACAAAGCCGCTCACTGGACTGATTTGTGGCCATCCGCAACTCACAGCCAGAAGCACTAG
- a CDS encoding Bcr/CflA family multidrug efflux MFS transporter translates to MQSSAKPNTPFALLILLLASLTAFGPLSIDMYLPAFPAIAENLNVPLSSVQMSLASFFIGLATGQIFYGPITDRFGRKKPLYVGLGIYALASLVCAFTKNVEMLILFRFLQALGSCAGVVISRAIVRDLFTHQETARVFSLLMLVMGVAPILAPFFGGYISEFFGWRAIFALMVIISTSCIVMLAIFLPETHQPDQRVHIKDSLKNYVQIIKDRHFMGYALAGGAAQAGLFAYITGSSFVFINLFEIPAKSFGWVFGSNAIGLIACSQINARLLKRLSYDVILEKIFVVLGVLGVILAMAGIFNWGFWGLAIPLFLFIAALGMTFPNATAGAMATQRKAAGSASALLGTLQYGIAALSSAAVSRLHDGTTLPMCAMIGFCGVLALALHRLLVKKAA, encoded by the coding sequence ATGCAATCCTCCGCCAAGCCCAACACTCCCTTTGCTTTATTAATTCTTCTGCTGGCCAGTCTGACTGCCTTCGGTCCACTTTCCATCGACATGTATCTTCCGGCATTTCCGGCAATCGCGGAAAATCTGAATGTGCCCCTGTCATCTGTGCAGATGTCTCTGGCATCTTTCTTCATCGGTCTTGCCACGGGTCAGATTTTCTATGGTCCGATCACAGATCGTTTCGGGCGCAAAAAACCTTTGTATGTGGGTTTGGGAATTTATGCTTTGGCGTCTTTGGTCTGCGCCTTCACCAAAAATGTGGAGATGCTGATCCTGTTCCGCTTCCTGCAGGCTCTGGGTTCCTGTGCGGGCGTGGTGATTTCACGGGCGATTGTGCGTGACCTGTTCACTCATCAGGAAACCGCACGTGTGTTTTCACTTTTGATGCTGGTGATGGGGGTTGCTCCGATTCTGGCTCCGTTCTTTGGCGGTTATATTTCCGAGTTCTTCGGCTGGCGCGCCATCTTTGCTTTGATGGTGATTATCAGCACCTCCTGCATCGTGATGCTGGCCATCTTCCTTCCTGAGACACATCAGCCGGATCAAAGGGTGCATATCAAAGACTCTTTGAAAAACTATGTGCAGATTATTAAAGACCGCCACTTCATGGGTTATGCCCTGGCGGGAGGCGCGGCTCAAGCGGGACTGTTTGCCTACATCACTGGTTCCTCGTTCGTGTTCATCAATCTGTTTGAGATTCCCGCAAAAAGTTTCGGCTGGGTGTTTGGCTCCAACGCCATCGGCCTGATTGCGTGTTCACAAATCAATGCCCGCCTGCTGAAACGCCTGAGCTATGATGTTATCTTAGAAAAAATCTTTGTCGTTCTTGGGGTCTTGGGTGTGATCTTGGCCATGGCCGGAATCTTCAACTGGGGCTTCTGGGGTCTGGCGATCCCGCTGTTCCTGTTCATCGCGGCCCTGGGCATGACCTTCCCGAATGCCACGGCCGGCGCCATGGCGACGCAGCGGAAAGCAGCCGGCAGCGCTTCCGCTCTTTTGGGAACTTTGCAGTACGGTATCGCAGCACTGTCTTCCGCCGCTGTCAGCCGTTTGCATGACGGCACAACCTTGCCTATGTGTGCGATGATCGGGTTCTGTGGAGTGCTGGCTTTGGCTTTGCACCGTCTGTTGGTCAAAAAAGCCGCCTGA